Proteins from a single region of Candidatus Leptovillus gracilis:
- the cpaB gene encoding Flp pilus assembly protein CpaB, which produces MRLRTFLLLFIVIALIAVAGVLAYVRFFGGNADSSITDGVTAPIGDQSGDDASTGEPGLPPPTATPATRYINVVVTTRNLPIGTVIRPELLSFETRPDSNIALQGGYVFTDPEELIGRIVKTEIAEGEAILAPMLALSTTDLAAFGSDLALYVDQGKVAVAFPINRYTGAAYAMRPGDIVDVLMSLPIVTLDPEYNTKLPNVTQRVDDLGLAEGRSFLFPEALEGRLELIDQLEMVGEVSGPISSQEGSKSTQVQRRATQLTIQQATVLWVGTWRDPRDLAREAAAAAAAAELAAASSDIPVPTPTPLPDRLDATPDVVILIMPAQDALALKWSLERGIAISLVLRSPGDETTFSTVTVSLPQLVEQGALRIPERSEYDIEPSMRDREFPRLDQPESP; this is translated from the coding sequence ATGCGTCTAAGAACATTCCTTCTCCTGTTTATAGTGATTGCGCTTATCGCTGTTGCTGGTGTATTGGCATACGTTCGCTTCTTCGGTGGCAACGCAGACAGCAGCATAACGGATGGCGTCACTGCGCCAATTGGTGACCAATCAGGTGATGATGCTTCCACCGGCGAACCTGGCTTACCGCCACCCACAGCCACACCTGCCACCCGGTACATAAACGTTGTTGTCACCACCAGAAATCTGCCCATTGGTACAGTCATTCGCCCAGAACTGCTCAGTTTTGAAACGAGGCCAGACTCCAACATCGCCTTGCAGGGCGGCTATGTGTTCACTGACCCGGAAGAACTTATCGGGCGTATTGTTAAGACAGAAATTGCCGAGGGAGAGGCCATCCTTGCCCCTATGCTGGCCCTGAGTACCACTGATCTGGCAGCTTTTGGTTCTGATCTGGCCCTTTATGTGGACCAGGGCAAAGTCGCTGTTGCCTTCCCCATTAACCGGTACACCGGCGCGGCTTACGCCATGCGCCCCGGAGACATCGTTGACGTACTCATGTCTTTGCCCATTGTGACTCTGGACCCGGAATACAACACCAAGCTGCCCAACGTTACTCAGCGGGTAGATGACTTGGGGTTAGCTGAAGGACGTTCATTCCTGTTCCCAGAAGCTTTAGAAGGTCGCCTGGAATTAATTGATCAACTTGAGATGGTTGGCGAAGTAAGCGGCCCAATCAGTTCGCAAGAAGGTTCTAAAAGCACCCAGGTTCAACGGCGCGCCACGCAGCTAACCATTCAGCAGGCGACTGTGTTGTGGGTTGGAACCTGGCGCGATCCGCGTGATCTGGCGCGAGAAGCGGCGGCAGCAGCAGCAGCAGCCGAATTGGCAGCGGCCAGCAGTGATATACCTGTGCCCACACCAACCCCGTTACCGGATCGTCTTGACGCGACGCCGGATGTTGTCATTCTGATTATGCCGGCGCAAGATGCGTTGGCGCTTAAGTGGTCGCTGGAAAGAGGCATCGCCATCTCTCTTGTCTTGCGCTCTCCCGGCGATGAAACAACGTTCTCCACAGTCACGGTTTCCCTGCCGCAGTTGGTGGAACAGGGCGCCTTGCGCATACCGGAAAGAAGCGAATATGATATCGAGCCGTCCATGCGCGACCGGGAGTTTCCGAGGTTAGACCAGCCAGAGTCCCCCTAA